In Nitrospirota bacterium, the DNA window CCAACGCACTCCTCAAAACGCTGGAAGAGCCACCGGCCCATAGTCTATTCCTCGTCATCTCGAGTCGCCCCGCCGCCCTCCCGGCGACCATCAGGTCGCGCTGTCAGGCCCTTCGCTTTACAACACCGGCTCGCACACAGGTGGAAGCCGCGCTCATCCTGACAGGCAACATCCCTCCCGAGGATGCGCGATTCCTCGCCATCATCAGCGAAGGCCGCATCGGGGAAGCCCTGACCGCCGAGGTGAAAGACACGCGCGCGCGGCAACAGGAACTGGTGAACTTGGTCCGTCCCGAATCCTTGCAATCGATCGGGTCCATCCTGACCTCGGCGGAAGCGATTGCGAAAGCCGACCGCGCCCAGGACATACTCGCCTGGCTGGCCCGCTGGATCCGCGACCTTGTCCTGATTCAAGTCGGAGGAGACCGCGACCAGTTGCTCTATCTTGACGATCTCGCGACACTGGAATCCTACGCGCAACAGGCCAACACCGATTTGCTATTGGACTTGCTCCGTGAAATTGAGATGACCGAGCAACGCGCAACCAGGCACCTCAATCTCCACATGGCGCTGGAAATGATCTTGCTCCGCCTGCGCGACGCGGTCATCCTGTCGTCCGTCCCTCTATCAATCTAGCTTTCGCCGTTTATTACCTGATATCTTTTGTCACGCCCCATGAGTACCCCCGATCACTTCTACATCACCACGCCAATTTATTACGTCAACGACGTGCCACATATCGGGCATGCCTATACCACCGTGGCGGCCGACGTCCTTGCTCGGTATTGGCGGCTGCGAGGACGGGACGTCTTCTTTCTCACCGGGCTTGATGAGCATGGACAAAAAGTTCAGCAGGCCGCAGCCAAAGCCGGCATCGACCCGCAGGCCCATTGCGATAAGCTGGCACCCCAGTTTCAGGAGCTGTGGAAACGGCTGAATATCTCGAACGATGCCTTCATCCGAACGACGGATGCCCCGCACAAATCAGTCGTGCAACGATACCTTCAAGACCTCTTTGATAAGCAACTGATTTATAAGGCTG includes these proteins:
- the holB gene encoding DNA polymerase III subunit delta' produces the protein MPFRDCIGHQQSIALLQAAVTHQRLAHAYLFHGEEAIGKQLTAIRLAQALNCEQPPVAEGIDSCGTCRSCQQIEARTHPDFFVIEPDPEQATRQIKIEQVRDIEHQIMYRPLIGERKICLINDADRMTIGAANALLKTLEEPPAHSLFLVISSRPAALPATIRSRCQALRFTTPARTQVEAALILTGNIPPEDARFLAIISEGRIGEALTAEVKDTRARQQELVNLVRPESLQSIGSILTSAEAIAKADRAQDILAWLARWIRDLVLIQVGGDRDQLLYLDDLATLESYAQQANTDLLLDLLREIEMTEQRATRHLNLHMALEMILLRLRDAVILSSVPLSI